A genomic segment from Neobacillus sp. YX16 encodes:
- a CDS encoding amidohydrolase, producing MSKSIYTNGLIYTLDTNQPVVESVVVENGRIIDLGAHHEMSLQWGRAGVRVIDLQGKMVTPGLIDSHLHMSGVAFNFLDLDLTGVTSKSEMLDKIKQKADSVGPGKWLIGMGWDENLFTEGSIPTMEELDYVAPHCPIYLKRICYHAFLVNSKALEMSQYHPSTEVPKGGSVVLDPHTKKPTGMLLESASQIVTKHIPDKTYDELKNGLAHAMKFAIKNGLTSVHTNDPAYLGGLEQTYRMYDELINHEQKGLRCNLLIDYPYLPALKEMGMAVGFGNEKLQIGAIKIFADGAFGRRTALLSKPYNDDPSQFGEAMQTQEVLYNIVKDAREQSMPIAVHTIGDKALEDVLDILDQFPKVNYRDRIIHTSLVREDLIARLADPSIIADIQPRFVVGDYPWVVERIGKEREAYLYAWKSLLSKGVICAGGSDAPVEPIDPLLGIHAAVTRKTPGKPEIWNGDQKISMLDAVKLFTIGGAFATNEEAIKGTISRGKLADMTVFSKNLFTLEKPDELLDTNIEMTIIDGEIQ from the coding sequence GTGTCGAAGTCAATATACACAAATGGGTTAATTTATACGCTTGACACCAATCAACCTGTGGTTGAATCAGTTGTGGTAGAGAATGGCAGGATTATAGATTTAGGTGCACATCATGAAATGAGTTTACAATGGGGAAGAGCAGGAGTAAGAGTAATCGACCTGCAGGGGAAAATGGTTACCCCAGGTCTGATAGACAGCCATTTACACATGTCAGGTGTGGCATTTAATTTTTTAGACTTAGATTTAACTGGGGTTACATCAAAATCAGAAATGCTCGATAAAATAAAGCAAAAAGCAGATAGTGTTGGTCCTGGGAAATGGTTAATCGGGATGGGCTGGGATGAAAATCTCTTTACAGAAGGATCTATTCCTACTATGGAGGAACTAGATTATGTTGCACCACATTGTCCAATTTACTTAAAAAGAATATGCTATCATGCATTTTTAGTAAATAGTAAAGCACTTGAAATGAGTCAGTATCATCCTTCGACTGAAGTACCGAAGGGTGGAAGTGTGGTATTGGATCCACATACAAAAAAGCCTACAGGAATGCTGTTGGAATCTGCTTCACAGATAGTAACCAAACATATTCCAGACAAAACATACGATGAGTTAAAAAATGGTTTAGCTCATGCGATGAAATTTGCTATCAAAAATGGCTTAACCAGCGTACATACCAATGATCCGGCCTACTTAGGCGGCCTTGAGCAAACTTATCGCATGTATGATGAATTAATCAATCATGAACAAAAAGGGCTGCGCTGTAATCTTCTGATTGATTATCCATACCTGCCAGCACTAAAGGAAATGGGAATGGCTGTAGGATTTGGGAATGAGAAATTGCAAATTGGCGCTATTAAAATATTTGCAGATGGAGCATTTGGACGTAGAACTGCGTTGCTTTCAAAGCCTTATAACGACGATCCAAGTCAATTTGGAGAAGCCATGCAAACGCAAGAAGTTCTTTATAACATAGTAAAGGATGCACGGGAGCAATCCATGCCAATTGCTGTTCATACGATTGGGGATAAGGCATTGGAAGATGTTCTCGATATCCTGGATCAATTTCCAAAGGTGAACTACCGAGATCGGATTATCCATACTTCGTTAGTCAGAGAAGATTTAATTGCTCGATTAGCGGATCCAAGTATCATTGCAGATATTCAGCCCAGGTTTGTTGTGGGGGATTATCCATGGGTAGTTGAACGGATAGGTAAGGAGCGGGAAGCTTATTTATATGCATGGAAATCCTTACTATCAAAAGGTGTTATCTGTGCGGGTGGCTCTGATGCACCCGTTGAACCTATTGATCCATTGCTTGGTATTCATGCTGCCGTTACTCGGAAAACACCTGGTAAGCCTGAAATATGGAATGGGGATCAGAAAATTTCGATGCTTGACGCCGTAAAGTTATTCACAATAGGTGGAGCCTTTGCTACAAACGAAGAAGCAATAAAAGGTACCATTTCAAGAGGAAAGTTAGCGGATATGACGGTGTTTTCTAAGAATCTCTTCACATTGGAAAAACCTGACGAACTATTAGATACAAATATTGAAATGACCATTATCGATGGGGAAATTCAATAA
- a CDS encoding toast rack family protein: protein MKKVFYAGALGLALTVTVSGCGLFANGSVENGNVTIEKDKAKELQLELNLGAGELNVEKGADEWVEGSIEYNEDKLKPEVSYKRKGDKGIGVIEQENTGILDKIKIDDLKNEWNLTLTDEIPLNLVVNSGASDTNLDLKGLNLKDLDVNAGVGDITIDLSGKWEKSFDAALALGVGQSTIILPKDVGVKIESSKGIGTADFVGFISKGKGIYVNEAFEDADVIINLKTDLGVGEVVFKLE, encoded by the coding sequence ATGAAAAAAGTATTTTATGCCGGTGCGTTGGGATTAGCTTTAACTGTAACTGTATCAGGCTGTGGATTATTTGCAAATGGAAGCGTAGAAAATGGAAATGTCACCATTGAAAAGGATAAGGCTAAAGAATTACAGCTTGAACTAAACCTTGGAGCTGGAGAGCTCAATGTTGAAAAAGGTGCAGATGAATGGGTTGAGGGGTCAATTGAATACAATGAAGACAAACTAAAACCCGAAGTCTCCTATAAACGTAAAGGTGATAAAGGAATTGGAGTTATCGAACAAGAGAATACAGGAATCCTCGATAAGATTAAGATTGATGACTTGAAAAACGAATGGAATCTAACTCTAACAGATGAAATTCCATTAAATTTAGTGGTGAATTCAGGAGCATCAGATACCAATTTAGATTTAAAGGGTCTGAACCTTAAAGATTTAGATGTAAACGCTGGTGTTGGCGATATCACCATTGACCTAAGCGGCAAATGGGAAAAGAGTTTTGATGCCGCCTTAGCATTAGGTGTTGGTCAATCTACGATTATTCTACCAAAAGATGTCGGTGTGAAAATTGAATCTTCAAAAGGAATTGGAACAGCCGATTTTGTTGGTTTCATCTCCAAAGGGAAAGGCATTTACGTCAACGAAGCTTTCGAAGATGCAGATGTGATCATTAACCTTAAAACAGATTTAGGTGTGGGAGAAGTTGTTTTTAAATTAGAATAG
- the ilvA gene encoding threonine ammonia-lyase IlvA gives MNQQVDQKEKAFQVEDIIIASHTIKDVISPTPLQYNHLLSERYGCHIYLKREDLQSVRSFKIRGAYNRIKKLTEEELENGIICASAGNHAQGVAYSCNHLKINGKVFMPSTTPKQKVNQVKFWGKEHVEIVLVGDTFDDAYEKAMECSQVENRTFIHPFDDPDVIAGQGTVAVELLNECPEKIDYLFAAIGGGGLISGVGTYMQHFSPETTLIGVEPQGAAGMKESISKGEVTSLKEIDPFVDGAAVKTVGSMTYNICKEFVKDIVVVPEGKVCTTLLSLYNENAIVVEPTGALSIAALDEYAEEIKGKTVVCIVSGGNNDIGRMQEIKERSKLYEGLRHYFIVQFPQRPGALREFLDDVLGPNDDISHFEYTKKNNRETGPALVGIELKTKADYYPLMERIKAKGFVFREVNNDSTLYQMLV, from the coding sequence ATGAATCAACAAGTCGACCAAAAAGAAAAAGCCTTTCAAGTAGAGGATATCATTATTGCAAGCCACACCATTAAGGATGTGATTTCACCAACTCCCTTGCAGTATAATCACTTATTATCAGAGCGATATGGCTGTCATATTTATTTGAAGAGAGAAGACCTGCAAAGTGTTCGCTCCTTTAAAATCCGCGGTGCTTATAATCGCATCAAAAAGCTAACTGAGGAAGAATTAGAAAATGGGATTATTTGTGCCAGTGCTGGAAACCACGCACAAGGTGTCGCCTATTCTTGCAATCATTTAAAAATTAACGGAAAAGTCTTTATGCCAAGTACCACTCCTAAACAAAAGGTCAATCAAGTGAAATTTTGGGGTAAGGAGCATGTAGAAATTGTTTTGGTAGGGGATACCTTTGATGACGCTTATGAAAAAGCGATGGAATGCAGTCAGGTAGAAAATAGAACGTTTATCCACCCATTCGATGATCCAGATGTTATTGCCGGTCAAGGGACAGTTGCGGTAGAACTGTTAAATGAATGCCCAGAAAAAATCGATTACCTATTTGCGGCAATTGGTGGTGGAGGCCTTATCTCGGGTGTTGGTACGTATATGCAGCATTTCTCTCCAGAGACAACATTAATTGGTGTCGAGCCGCAGGGTGCTGCAGGAATGAAGGAGTCGATTTCAAAAGGTGAAGTAACTTCATTAAAAGAAATTGACCCATTTGTTGATGGTGCAGCCGTGAAGACTGTCGGTTCCATGACCTATAACATTTGTAAAGAGTTCGTGAAGGATATTGTCGTCGTACCCGAAGGAAAGGTTTGTACCACATTATTATCTCTTTATAATGAAAATGCGATTGTCGTTGAGCCTACAGGTGCGCTTTCAATTGCAGCGTTAGATGAATATGCGGAAGAAATTAAAGGGAAAACAGTTGTCTGCATCGTCAGTGGAGGAAACAATGATATCGGTCGTATGCAGGAAATTAAAGAACGCTCGAAGCTCTATGAAGGCCTGCGACATTATTTTATCGTCCAATTTCCACAGCGCCCAGGTGCTTTACGAGAGTTTCTAGATGATGTCTTGGGACCCAATGATGATATAAGCCATTTCGAATACACGAAAAAGAACAATCGTGAAACTGGACCAGCATTAGTCGGGATTGAGCTAAAAACTAAAGCGGATTATTATCCATTAATGGAACGGATTAAAGCAAAAGGATTTGTCTTCCGCGAAGTTAATAATGATAGTACCTTGTATCAAATGCTTGTATGA
- a CDS encoding S8 family peptidase, which translates to MRKKNRRLLSVMCTAMLVLPLLIQPQVSSAATKEVSVSAKDSLTSPAQKISNRLDKQFDEKEKVTFLIKMKEQVDTASVAKEAEKKASLNKATPAKSKSLKRSSIVSELKATAQETQFELLEYLQKQVEAGAAKDVHSYYVVNGIAVTATKEVMEKVASFQEVEKILPNETRQLFVPEKSAGAVLEPTAETNAIEWNIDRVGAPAVWEMGIDGSGITVASIDTGVQWNHPALQSKYRGFDAATGQASHANNWFDAVGGQSTPYDDLGHGTHVTGTMVGSEPDGSNAIGVAPGAKWIAVKAFSAAGGTDADLLEAGEWILAPNGNPDLAPDVVNNSWGGGAGLDEWYRPMVQAWRAAEIFPEFSAGNTTLTNPGGPGSVANPANYPESVATGATDINNLLGSFSLLGPSPYEEIKPELSAPGVNIRSSVPGSSYEGGWNGTSMAGPHVAAAIALLLQANSSLSVDDLEEILVTTAIPLTDNTYPESPNNGYGSGLLNVYDAVSSVISGLGKLKGQVTKEGNDSEAPVLEHSQPATVFAGMPLTLQASAADNISVTNVEVEYQLEDGSSNTIAADRISGDYKNGIYQAAIPGEDIAGESFSYTIKVLDFGGNETVNEYSVAVLPGITVGYSQDFESNPDGWTSYGAANTWEWGTPTTGPGAAFSGEKVYGTNLDGTYDSRANMSLQMPPIDLPEGSSYLQFKQWYNLERNYDYGHVYVSTDNVNWVQKLRVNNLSNGWVDGEVDLSEYAGQRIYIAFNVTTDGSVVRDGWYLDDVRLTDTALTTPQQLGVAADKEDSSANVGLKEKVDPNKITIQMPESAKEVSSEKAGLFVLPMQAQVTVLESGRSVKTNPANGSFEMTHAAGEFTVVAESYGYQSETQTVNIEQDDEVTANFTLEELPKGTVAGTVLNQATGEPVAGATVYLIEDANIAPVATDENGQYSLTGYEGDYTLKIIAPHFYSQEVSVSLQGNISQNFELKPFIGYPSEIGYDDGTAENARAFFDAGNGWAVKMSLAPGNEKALVSGGLFRFWDTEWPVPGGTNFKVAVYDASGPDGSPGKKLAGPIDATALRNGQWTHVDLSSHGIVVEGDFYLVYIQAGINTASPGLGTDEDGENALRSWQLVGGAWSPSPEEEGNYMIRAVVDYEVSAPTITSPVDGSFTNVGTVTVEGKAAPTTTVHIYNHGEEIATGEATDAGTYSIAVSLQDGENSLTAKASTVQGITDASAPVGVVYDQHAPELAITSPTDGGKINKETVTVTGTVVDDYLKSVTVNGTKAKVENGTYSARILLDEGTNTIAVTAEDQAGNRTEQTLQVNVDFTAPVISDVKPAVDKTLKKGESVKIEFTSEPGLKSSFVIHMPLTNLISVQNATELPMMEVSPGFYVGYYTATKDMVADGAMIEVKAVDTFGNATRELAAGKLFINVKNKGK; encoded by the coding sequence ATGAGAAAAAAGAATCGTCGTTTACTATCGGTGATGTGCACCGCCATGTTAGTTTTACCTTTGCTCATACAGCCTCAAGTGAGTTCAGCTGCTACAAAAGAAGTCAGTGTTTCAGCGAAAGACAGTTTAACATCTCCAGCGCAAAAGATTTCAAACAGACTAGATAAACAATTTGATGAGAAAGAAAAGGTGACCTTTTTAATCAAAATGAAGGAACAGGTGGATACAGCTAGCGTAGCAAAAGAGGCTGAGAAAAAAGCGAGCCTCAATAAAGCAACACCTGCTAAAAGCAAATCATTGAAACGTTCTTCTATTGTTTCTGAGTTAAAAGCAACAGCACAGGAAACACAGTTTGAACTATTAGAATACCTGCAAAAGCAAGTAGAAGCGGGAGCAGCAAAAGACGTTCATTCCTATTATGTGGTCAACGGGATTGCGGTAACAGCTACAAAAGAGGTCATGGAAAAGGTTGCTTCCTTCCAAGAAGTAGAAAAAATCCTTCCAAATGAAACAAGACAATTGTTTGTTCCTGAAAAATCTGCTGGAGCGGTACTTGAACCAACAGCGGAAACGAATGCGATTGAATGGAATATTGATCGCGTAGGTGCTCCAGCCGTTTGGGAGATGGGGATTGATGGAAGTGGAATTACGGTTGCATCCATTGATACAGGGGTTCAGTGGAATCACCCTGCCTTACAGTCAAAATATCGTGGATTTGATGCAGCAACAGGGCAAGCATCACATGCAAACAACTGGTTTGACGCAGTTGGCGGTCAATCAACACCATATGATGACCTAGGACATGGTACTCATGTTACCGGGACGATGGTAGGGTCTGAGCCAGACGGTTCTAATGCCATTGGTGTTGCACCTGGTGCAAAGTGGATTGCTGTTAAAGCATTTTCAGCGGCAGGTGGAACAGATGCAGATTTATTAGAAGCAGGTGAATGGATTTTAGCACCTAATGGAAATCCTGATTTGGCGCCAGATGTAGTAAATAACTCATGGGGTGGCGGAGCTGGTTTAGATGAGTGGTATCGCCCTATGGTTCAAGCATGGAGAGCAGCAGAAATCTTCCCAGAATTCTCAGCTGGTAACACAACATTAACGAATCCTGGAGGACCTGGTTCCGTTGCAAACCCTGCTAACTACCCTGAATCAGTCGCTACAGGTGCAACAGATATTAATAACTTACTAGGAAGTTTTTCATTATTAGGACCATCTCCATATGAAGAGATTAAGCCAGAGCTTTCAGCACCAGGTGTTAATATTCGCTCTTCTGTACCTGGCAGCAGCTATGAAGGTGGATGGAATGGTACATCGATGGCTGGCCCGCACGTAGCAGCAGCGATAGCCTTATTACTACAAGCGAATTCAAGTTTAAGTGTTGACGATTTAGAAGAAATATTAGTAACAACTGCTATCCCTTTAACCGACAATACGTATCCAGAGTCTCCAAACAACGGTTATGGATCGGGTCTATTAAATGTATATGACGCAGTATCCTCTGTCATTTCTGGCTTAGGAAAGCTGAAAGGACAGGTAACAAAAGAAGGAAACGACAGTGAAGCTCCTGTGTTAGAACATTCCCAACCTGCCACGGTTTTTGCAGGAATGCCGCTAACGTTACAAGCTTCAGCTGCCGACAATATCAGTGTAACAAATGTGGAAGTTGAATATCAATTAGAAGATGGCAGCTCGAATACAATTGCTGCAGATCGAATCAGCGGAGATTATAAAAATGGAATCTATCAAGCTGCTATCCCTGGAGAGGATATTGCTGGAGAATCATTCTCCTATACTATTAAAGTACTTGATTTCGGTGGGAATGAAACAGTCAATGAATATTCTGTAGCCGTCCTCCCAGGAATAACAGTTGGATATTCACAGGATTTTGAAAGTAATCCAGATGGCTGGACTTCTTATGGTGCCGCTAATACGTGGGAATGGGGCACGCCAACAACCGGACCTGGTGCCGCATTCTCAGGTGAAAAAGTTTATGGAACCAACTTAGACGGTACGTATGATAGCAGAGCCAACATGTCCCTGCAAATGCCGCCAATCGATTTACCAGAAGGCAGCAGTTACTTACAATTTAAACAATGGTACAATCTCGAAAGAAACTATGATTATGGTCACGTATATGTATCAACCGATAATGTAAACTGGGTTCAAAAGCTGCGGGTAAATAATCTATCCAATGGATGGGTTGATGGTGAAGTTGATCTAAGTGAATATGCCGGTCAACGAATCTATATTGCCTTTAATGTAACGACTGATGGCAGTGTGGTACGAGATGGCTGGTATTTAGATGATGTTCGTCTAACTGATACTGCCCTCACTACACCACAACAACTGGGAGTGGCAGCAGATAAAGAAGATTCTTCCGCAAATGTAGGATTGAAAGAAAAAGTGGATCCTAATAAAATCACCATCCAAATGCCTGAATCTGCTAAAGAAGTTAGCAGTGAAAAGGCAGGTCTGTTTGTCTTGCCGATGCAGGCTCAGGTAACGGTCTTAGAATCAGGCCGATCTGTTAAAACAAATCCTGCGAACGGAAGCTTTGAAATGACACATGCTGCAGGTGAGTTTACGGTTGTTGCTGAAAGCTATGGTTACCAATCAGAAACACAAACCGTGAACATTGAGCAGGATGATGAAGTGACAGCTAACTTTACTTTAGAAGAACTTCCTAAAGGTACAGTAGCAGGAACTGTTCTTAATCAAGCAACAGGTGAGCCTGTAGCAGGAGCAACAGTCTACTTAATTGAAGATGCTAATATTGCACCTGTCGCAACAGATGAAAACGGACAATATTCATTAACAGGCTATGAAGGCGACTATACGTTAAAAATCATTGCACCTCATTTTTATAGTCAAGAAGTGTCTGTTTCTCTACAAGGAAATATTTCACAAAACTTTGAATTGAAGCCATTCATTGGTTATCCAAGTGAAATTGGCTATGATGACGGAACAGCTGAAAATGCCAGAGCATTTTTCGACGCAGGTAATGGCTGGGCTGTGAAAATGTCATTAGCACCTGGTAATGAAAAGGCACTTGTTTCCGGAGGATTATTCCGATTCTGGGATACAGAATGGCCAGTTCCGGGCGGTACCAATTTCAAAGTGGCAGTTTATGACGCCAGTGGTCCAGATGGATCACCAGGTAAAAAACTTGCTGGTCCAATAGATGCAACAGCATTAAGAAATGGTCAGTGGACACATGTAGATTTAAGCAGTCACGGTATTGTCGTTGAAGGAGATTTCTACCTTGTTTATATCCAAGCTGGAATCAACACGGCTTCACCAGGACTTGGAACAGATGAAGATGGTGAAAATGCATTAAGAAGCTGGCAACTAGTGGGCGGCGCTTGGTCACCATCACCTGAAGAAGAAGGAAACTACATGATTCGTGCAGTAGTAGACTATGAAGTAAGTGCTCCGACAATCACATCGCCAGTAGATGGTTCCTTTACCAACGTTGGCACTGTAACGGTCGAAGGGAAAGCTGCACCAACCACAACCGTTCATATTTACAATCATGGAGAAGAAATTGCAACCGGTGAAGCCACAGATGCTGGTACGTATTCAATAGCGGTATCACTTCAAGATGGAGAAAACAGTCTAACAGCAAAAGCTTCAACTGTACAAGGTATAACAGATGCGTCAGCACCTGTAGGGGTAGTATATGACCAGCATGCGCCAGAGTTAGCCATTACAAGCCCAACAGATGGTGGGAAAATTAATAAGGAAACTGTCACCGTTACGGGTACAGTTGTAGATGATTATTTGAAGTCTGTTACGGTTAATGGTACGAAAGCCAAGGTGGAAAATGGCACCTATTCAGCTAGAATACTACTAGATGAAGGAACAAATACGATTGCAGTTACGGCAGAGGACCAAGCAGGTAATAGAACCGAACAAACACTTCAAGTGAATGTGGATTTTACAGCACCAGTGATTTCAGATGTAAAACCTGCTGTGGATAAGACGTTGAAAAAAGGTGAAAGTGTAAAAATTGAATTCACAAGTGAGCCTGGTTTAAAGTCTTCTTTTGTGATTCATATGCCTTTAACCAATCTTATCTCTGTACAAAATGCAACAGAACTGCCAATGATGGAGGTTTCACCAGGATTTTATGTAGGCTACTACACAGCTACAAAAGACATGGTAGCCGATGGTGCTATGATTGAAGTCAAAGCAGTAGATACATTTGGTAATGCGACTAGAGAATTAGCAGCAGGTAAATTGTTTATTAATGTAAAGAATAAAGGTAAGTAA
- a CDS encoding gamma carbonic anhydrase family protein, producing MRIPYNGIAPTIHESVFVAPGAYLIGDVTIGEESTVWFNAVLRGDDGPITVGKRCSIQDNSTIHLYEGSPVVIGDDVTIGHNVILHGCKIGSCSIIGMGSTLLDNVEVGEECIIGANTLLAGGIKIPPRSLVLGSPGKVVRELTEKDLQMLQYSSENYVQKGKEYKEILK from the coding sequence ATGCGTATTCCCTATAATGGTATAGCACCTACTATTCATGAAAGTGTATTTGTAGCCCCAGGTGCCTATTTAATTGGCGATGTTACGATTGGTGAAGAATCAACAGTCTGGTTTAATGCTGTATTGCGAGGAGATGATGGACCGATTACTGTTGGGAAAAGATGCAGTATCCAAGATAATTCCACCATTCATCTATATGAAGGTTCTCCGGTTGTCATTGGAGATGATGTTACCATTGGTCATAATGTTATTCTACACGGCTGCAAGATTGGCAGTTGTTCTATAATCGGAATGGGTTCGACTTTATTAGACAATGTCGAAGTGGGTGAAGAATGTATCATTGGGGCAAATACGCTGCTAGCCGGCGGTATCAAAATTCCGCCACGATCACTCGTTCTCGGCTCTCCAGGTAAAGTTGTACGTGAATTAACGGAAAAAGATTTGCAAATGCTCCAATATTCCAGTGAAAACTATGTACAAAAAGGAAAAGAATACAAAGAAATACTAAAATGA
- a CDS encoding NADH-dependent flavin oxidoreductase, with protein sequence MNSKYAPLLESFTFKNGVQIKNRIVMAPMTNWSSNPDGTVTEAEVNYYARRSGGVGMVITACTYVTANGKGFHGEFGGDKDELIPSLQKLATGIKNQGAKAILQIFHGGRQVPPELIPNGDVVSASSVPAEGMGKPVPRELSNQEIESIIHDFGEATRRAIEAGYDGVEIHGANGYLIQQFFSPHSNRREDRWGGSLGKRLTFPLAVVDEVKRVAAEHATGSFIVGYRFSPEEPETPGITMADTLYLLDELVKKNLDYLHVSLQDFWSSPRRGVDDTRSRIEIIQERVGDKVPVIGVGSIYTPDEALKAIQIGLPLIALGRELIIDPDWVQKIAEGKETQINTEINKENQHQLVIPDPLWQAIIHTPGWFPGVN encoded by the coding sequence TTGAATTCTAAATATGCACCATTACTTGAGTCATTTACATTTAAAAATGGAGTTCAAATAAAAAATCGAATCGTGATGGCACCAATGACGAATTGGTCATCGAATCCTGATGGAACTGTGACAGAAGCTGAAGTCAACTATTATGCCAGGCGATCCGGTGGAGTAGGAATGGTCATTACCGCATGTACATATGTTACAGCGAATGGAAAAGGATTTCATGGTGAATTTGGCGGAGACAAAGATGAATTAATTCCTAGCTTACAAAAGCTAGCGACTGGGATTAAAAATCAGGGAGCAAAAGCCATTTTACAAATTTTTCACGGCGGCAGACAGGTACCTCCTGAATTAATCCCAAATGGTGACGTAGTTAGTGCCAGCAGCGTCCCTGCAGAAGGAATGGGAAAGCCTGTACCTAGAGAATTGTCTAATCAAGAAATAGAATCGATTATACATGACTTTGGTGAGGCAACTCGAAGAGCGATAGAAGCAGGTTACGATGGTGTGGAAATCCACGGTGCGAACGGTTACTTGATTCAACAATTTTTCTCACCGCATTCTAATCGTCGAGAAGACCGGTGGGGAGGAAGTCTCGGGAAGCGCTTAACCTTCCCGTTAGCAGTTGTCGATGAAGTAAAGAGAGTAGCAGCAGAGCATGCAACTGGCTCATTTATTGTTGGTTACCGCTTCTCACCGGAAGAGCCCGAAACTCCTGGGATTACCATGGCTGATACACTTTATTTACTTGATGAACTAGTAAAAAAGAACCTAGATTATCTTCATGTTTCATTACAAGATTTTTGGTCATCTCCAAGGAGAGGTGTGGATGATACCCGTTCACGAATTGAAATCATTCAAGAACGAGTTGGTGACAAAGTGCCTGTGATTGGGGTTGGGTCTATTTATACTCCGGATGAAGCCCTGAAAGCTATCCAAATTGGGCTTCCACTTATTGCTTTAGGCCGGGAGCTTATTATCGATCCTGATTGGGTCCAAAAGATTGCAGAGGGAAAAGAGACCCAGATTAATACAGAGATTAACAAGGAAAACCAACACCAGTTAGTGATTCCAGATCCACTGTGGCAAGCAATCATTCATACACCAGGTTGGTTCCCGGGAGTTAATTAA
- the crcB gene encoding fluoride efflux transporter CrcB — protein sequence MIWLIGIGGSFGAAARYLLGNFMNKKKKISPFPLGTWVINITGSFLLGLLANLHLSNDISDWVWFFVGIGFCGAYTTFSTFGYETITLLQSNKKFLAGIYVITSVILSITTAAIGFII from the coding sequence TTGATTTGGTTAATCGGTATAGGCGGTTCTTTTGGTGCAGCAGCTAGATATTTATTGGGTAATTTCATGAATAAAAAAAAGAAAATCAGTCCATTCCCACTAGGGACTTGGGTAATCAATATTACGGGTTCCTTTCTTTTAGGGCTACTGGCCAATCTTCATCTGTCGAATGATATCAGTGATTGGGTATGGTTTTTTGTTGGGATAGGTTTTTGTGGAGCTTACACCACTTTTTCAACGTTCGGATATGAAACGATTACTTTATTACAATCAAATAAAAAGTTTCTTGCAGGTATATATGTTATTACATCAGTAATATTAAGTATTACAACAGCAGCTATTGGTTTTATCATTTAG
- the crcB gene encoding fluoride efflux transporter CrcB, with product MKLLSVMLGGFFGAITRYSIGEWIQTANGFPLGTLLINLLGCFLLSWFLTIFTLKKPIRAEFTLFIGTGFIGSFTTFSTFSVETILLFQNGLAVYGVIYILVSLIFGILLAYLGLKLAYINGEKGVTH from the coding sequence TTGAAACTATTATCCGTTATGCTTGGCGGGTTCTTTGGAGCAATAACTAGATATAGTATCGGGGAATGGATACAAACCGCTAATGGATTTCCTCTGGGAACCCTTTTAATAAATCTCTTAGGTTGTTTTTTACTTAGTTGGTTCCTGACTATCTTTACTTTAAAGAAACCAATTAGGGCAGAATTTACTTTATTTATAGGAACGGGGTTTATTGGCTCATTCACTACTTTTTCTACTTTTTCAGTTGAGACCATTCTGTTATTTCAAAATGGGCTTGCTGTTTATGGGGTCATATATATTTTAGTAAGCCTTATTTTCGGAATACTACTTGCTTACCTAGGCTTAAAATTGGCATATATTAATGGAGAAAAAGGGGTAACACATTGA
- a CDS encoding NUDIX domain-containing protein, producing the protein MDKIFGNKLEGYEYRPRQAVYAIIFNDTREEVVTVKTPDGCHWLPGGGIEGDESHLTCLRRELLEETGYDVKIADYIGTAKQFFITSSNEYIANEGIFYLARLLSKVSDPIEDDHSLTWIPVSSVKELLYHQHQVWGVKEGLKHCLPLKEGDNN; encoded by the coding sequence ATGGATAAAATTTTTGGAAATAAACTAGAGGGTTATGAATATCGACCGCGGCAAGCGGTATACGCAATTATTTTTAACGATACAAGAGAAGAGGTTGTTACGGTAAAAACTCCTGATGGCTGTCACTGGCTGCCTGGTGGTGGTATTGAAGGGGATGAAAGTCACCTTACTTGTCTTAGAAGAGAATTATTAGAAGAAACAGGTTATGATGTAAAAATAGCTGATTATATAGGTACAGCGAAACAATTTTTTATTACTTCAAGTAATGAGTATATAGCCAACGAAGGAATCTTTTATTTAGCTCGTTTGTTATCAAAAGTTTCTGATCCGATTGAGGATGATCATTCTCTTACATGGATACCAGTTAGTAGCGTGAAGGAACTGCTTTACCACCAACATCAAGTCTGGGGTGTTAAAGAGGGCTTAAAGCATTGTCTTCCATTGAAAGAAGGCGATAACAATTGA